The following are from one region of the Anomaloglossus baeobatrachus isolate aAnoBae1 chromosome 1, aAnoBae1.hap1, whole genome shotgun sequence genome:
- the LOC142267573 gene encoding programmed cell death protein 4-like produces the protein MGPGEDEVLEGEELSDEEGARNWTPQEKALHEAKVKAKAKRQIRRTSSRDSTRESESADPQAEPISPREKGSDRKSRMGKGRGLPKKGGAGGKGVWGAPGQVYAYQEPDARDPNYDEAAQGDTVYQKVIPEMDETGMQKTVQPMVQEYFEHGDTGEVLALLRELNLGSQRSGVPRLAVSLSLEGKASHRELTSRLLCDLCKVLSAEDMAQAFDRLLIDIPDLILDTPEAPQMLGQFIARAVADHALPLDFLDRYKGRVDCEHARAALDRAAVLLRIKREIIRLDNVWGVGGGQRPVKHLIKEMNLILQEFLVSGQVSEAERCLQELEVPHFHHELVYEAVVMVLEGSAEGHVLMAVKLLKALWESGLITLDQMNRGFQRVYSELPDLTLDVPLAHNVMEKLVDLCYKEGVITQQLLDQCPSRGRKRFVSEGDGGLIKQ, from the exons ATGGGTCCCGGGGAGGATGAAGTTTTGGAGGGAGAAGAGTTGAGTGATGAGGAGGGGGCTCGAAACTGGACCCCGCAAGAAAAAGCTCTACATGAAGCCAAAGTGAAAGCGAAGGCCAAGCGTCAGATCCGCCGAACATCATCCCGTGATTCCACCAGGGAATCCGAGAGTGCAGACCCCCAAGCGGAGCCCATCAGCCCTCGAGAGAAGGGAAGTGACAGAAAGTCACGAATGGGCAAAGGGCGAGGACTCCCCAAGAAAG GAGGTGCTGGTGGAAAAGGCGTCTGGGGAGCTCCAGGACAGGTCTACGCCTACCAGGAACCTGACGCTCGAGACCCCAATTATGATGAAGCAGCTCAG GGAGATACGGTATATCAGAAGGTGATCCCAGAGATGGATGAGACTGGAATGCAGAAGACGGTGCAGCCCATGGTGCAGGAATACTTTGAGCACGGAGACACCGGGGAGGTTCTA GCACTTCTGCGGGAGCTGAATTTGGGTAGCCAGAGGTCTGGGGTGCCCCGTCTTGCAGTTTCTTTATCTTTGGAAGGAAAAGCTAGTCACCGCGAGCTAACTTCTCGCCTCTTATGTGATCTTTGCAAAGTCTTGTCTGCAGAGGATATGGCCCAGGCCTTTGACCGATTGCTGATTGACATCCCTGACCTCATCCTGGACACTCCTGAAGCTCCGCAG ATGCTGGGCCAGTTTATTGCCCGTGCTGTTGCGGATCACGCTTTGCCATTAGATTTTCTGGATCGCTACAAGGGACGAGTTGACTGTGAGCATGCGCG GGCCGCTTTGGACCGCGCCGCAGTGTTATTAAGAATTAAGAGGGAAATTATCCGATTGGACAATGTGTGGGGCGTTGGTGGGGGACAGAGACCCGTTAAACATCTTATTAAGGAG atgAACTTGATCCTCCAGGAGTTCTTGGTTTCCGGACAAGTGTCTGAGGCGGAGCGATGCCTGCAGGAGTTGGAGGTGCCACATTTCCATCATGAGCTTGTCTACGAG GCCGTGGTTATGGTGCTGGAAGGCTCCGCTGAAGGCCATGTCCTGATGGCGGTGAAGCTGCTGAAAGCTTTATGGGAAAGCGGCCTGATCACCCTGGACCAGATGAACCGG GGCTTCCAGCGCGTGTACTCAGAGTTGCCGGACCTCACCCTTGATGTCCCACTAGCCCACAACGTCATGGAGAAGTTAGTAGATCTGTGCTACAAGGAGGGGGTGATTACCCAACAGCTGCTGGACCAGTGTCCGTCCAG GGGCCGCAAACGCTTTGTGAGCGAGGGTGATGGTGGACTTATCAAACAGTGA